In Papaver somniferum cultivar HN1 chromosome 1, ASM357369v1, whole genome shotgun sequence, a genomic segment contains:
- the LOC113312945 gene encoding putative DNA (cytosine-5)-methyltransferase CMT1, with product MAITPASRKRGRKPKEDDPPEPKRNRTTLKIKEPEAEPSSAVDLKTKSKEAKTAKGKGKEVVLDLPDKKKKSTSKSEAKSEGKRPRKRTDGPLKKLKSVISKCKKKVGVKQEDEEEEVADLVIDNPEDAVDEEEEIEDVPVEKMKRKVNKSEKQNENCRLIGEPVPIEEARQRWPVRYDAEKIREGGEGYLHVRRHFTSAQVDGEIYQLGDCCHIKAEDGEPDYIGRIVEFFETTKKIPYIAVKWFFRAADTVIKEHSYLIDTKRVFSSDSGDDNPLNCILSKITVAQASFLVPDCHYYYDMSYCEELRTFENRQTENGKEASTSSTAVSKEGCSKVFEEDTAEPDKVMMLLDMYAGCGGMSTGLCMGAAASGVNLVTRWAVDFNEDACESLRYNHPEAEVRNMKAEDFLHLLYEWKDLCARFHLLGTDYNKTKKPTENKEKEETEEEAQRRPPDENGEYEVERIIGIYYGVNPDTDEGTAALHFKVKWKGWGSDWDSWEPFSELTKCEDCIEEFVTAGYQSNILPLPGTVDVVCGGPPCQGISGFNRFRNYEEPLKDPKNYQLVVFMDIVKFLQPKFTLMENVVDIMRFLGGTLGRYAMGRLVAMQYQVRLGLLIAGSYGLPQFRMRTFLWGAKMTEKLPQFPLPTHKVIARGFSPKEFERNVVKGNEEYTLQLKDALVLKDAIFDLPEITTHEIQDERDYGNDIHTTDLTDFQKMIRLPKHKLMGSAYPEESGTLKLFDHMPLKLSEDDNLRVSKIPREKGANFRNLPGVIVDGNKACRDPKMAKVMIEKSGKPLVPEYAIKFVRGTSKKPFGRLWWDEIVSTVVTRAEPHNQIILHPEQDRVLSIRENARLQGFPDFYRLFGTVKQRYMQVGNAVAVPVGKALGFSLAKAVNNTSGSGQVFELPPSFSR from the exons ATGGCAATTACACCTGCTAGCCGGAAAAGAGGAAGAAAACCAAAGGAGGATGATCCTCCAGAACCTAAGAGGAATAGAACAACGCTTAAAATCAAAGAGCCAGAAGCTGAACCTAGTTCTGCAGTAGATCTAAAGACCAAATCAAAAGAGGCGAAAACAGCTAAAGGAAAAGGTAAAGAGGTTGTTCTTGATTTAccagacaagaagaagaaatcaacaagtAAATCTGAGGCGAAATCTGAAGGTAAAAGACCAAGGAAGAGAACAGATGGTCCGTTGAAGAAATTAAAGAGTGTGATAAGTAAATGTAAGAAGAAGGTTGGTGTAaaacaagaagacgaagaagaggaggttgCAGATCTAGTTATTGATAACCCTGAGGATGCCgtagatgaggaagaagaaattgaagatgtCCCTGTGGAGAAAATGAAGAGGAAGGTTAATAAATCTGAGAAACAGAATGAGAATTGCCGTTTAATTGGTGAACCGGTACCTATTGAAGAGGCTAGACAAAGATGGCCTGTCAGATATGATGCAGAAAAG ATAAGGGAAGGTGGTGAAGGTTATCTGCATGTGAGACGGCACTTCACTAGTGCTCAAGTAGATGGTGAGATTTACCAGTTGGGAGACTGTTGTCATATCAAG GCTGAAGATGGAGAGCCAGATTATATAGGAAGAATCGTTGAATTCTTTGAAACTACTAAGAAGATACCTTACATTGCTGTAAAATGGTTCTTCCGAGCAGCAGACACT GTCATCAAAGAACACTCTTACCTAATTGACACAAAACGCGTATTCTCTTCTGACTCTGGAGATGACAATCCACTCAATTGTATTCTTTCCAAAATTACTGTTGCTCAAGCATCCTTCTTG GTCCCCGACTGTCATTATTATTATGACATGTCCTATTGCGAAGAACTTCGTACGTTTGAAAATCGACAAACAG AAAATGGGAAAGAAGCTAGTACATCATCCACTGCAGTTTCAAAGGAGGGTTGTTCGAAAGTCTTTGAGGAAGATACTGCTGAGCCTGATAAAGTTATGATGCTTCTTGACATGTATGCTGGTTGTGGTGGAATGTCCACAGGCCTGTGCATGGGTGCAGCTGCATCCGGTGTCAACCTTGTCACT AGATGGGCGGTAGATTTTAACGAAGACGCTTGCGAAAGTCTTCGCTACAATCATCCTGAAGCCGAG GTGCGAAATATGAAGGCGGAAGACTTTCTGCATTTGCTCTATGAGTGGAAAGATCTCTGTGCTCGTTTCCATTTGTTGGGGACTGAttataacaaaacaaaaaaaccaaCTGAGAACAAAGAGAAGGAAGAAACTGAAGAAGAGGCGCAGAGACGTCCTCCAGATGAAAATGGAGAATATGAAGTTGAGAGGATAATAGGTATATATTACGGAGTTAACCCCGATACAGATGAAGGGACTGCTGCCTTACACTTTAAG GTAAAGTGGAAGGGGTGGGGCTCCGATTGGGATTCATGGGAGCCTTTTTCAGAGCTCAC GAAATGTGAGGACTGCATTGAGGAATTTGTTACTGCTGGATACCAGTCTAATATATTGCCTCTCCCT GGTACTGTGGATGTAGTATGTGGTGGACCCCCCTGTCAGGGAATCTCTGGGTTCAACAGGTTTAGGAATTATGAGGAGCCGTTAAAGGACCCCAAAAATTATCAGCTTGTTGTGTTTATGGATATTGTGAAGTTTCTTCAGCCAAAGTTCACTCTCATGGAGAACGTAGTAGACATCATGAGATTTTTGGGTGGAACGCTTGGTCGGTATGCCATGGGAAGGCTTGTCGCAATGCAGTACCAAGTTCGTCTTGGTTTATTGATAGCTGGAAGTTATGGGCTACCACAGTTTCGTATGCGCACCTTTCTTTGGGGTGCCAAAATGACAGAG AAACTACCACAATTCCCTCTTCCGACCCATAAGGTTATTGCTCGTGGGTTTAGCCCTAAGGAGTTTGAG CGAAATGTTGTAAAGGGGAATGAAGAGTATACTCTGCAGCTGAAGGATGCATTGGTTCTTAAAGATGCAATTTTTGATTTGCCtgag ATTACAACTCATGAAATCCAGGATGAGAGGGACTATGGTAATGATATTCATACGACAGACTTGACAGACTTTCAGAAGATGATTCGCTTGCCAAAGCACA AGTTGATGGGGTCAGCTTACCCAGAGGAATCAGGGACTTTAAAGCTTTTTGATCACATGCCTCTGAAACTAAGCGAAGATGATAATCTTCGGGTTTCTAAGATCCCCAGGGAAAAG GGCGCGAACTTCAGAAACCTCCCTGGAGTGATTGTTGATGGGAACAAGGCATGTCGTGATCCAAAGATGGCCAAAGTAATGATTGAAAAATCTGGAAAGCCATTG GTACCTGAGTATGCCATAAAATTTGTCAGGGGAACTTCCAAAAA GCCATTTGGAAGACTCTGGTGGGATGAAATCGTGTCTACCGTTGTGACACGTGCTGAGCCACATAACCAG ATAATATTGCATCCTGAACAAGACCGGGTGTTATCAATCAGGGAGAATGCTCGTCTTCAAGGTTTTCCAGATTTTTATCGTCTGTTTGGTACTGTGAagcagag GTACATGCAAGTTGGAAATGCCGTGGCTGTACCAGTAGGAAAAGCTCTGGGATTTTCTCTTGCAAAGGCTGTAAACAATACTTCTGGCAGTGGACAGGTTTTTGAACTCCCTCCATCCTTCTCAAGATGA
- the LOC113335677 gene encoding uncharacterized protein LOC113335677, translating to MICCICNLEKCTKLKLLFFVLLIFSPAFSRIKKKKKNSSFFEFLRKMYRAPPVEGIKDRNPDNKLKRPGDLQQWGDEAMELSGELTPCSNSLKRQRVTDDQTGLPAISSCSELDKEICGLAPIVRCPQNGKPSKSCTRKDGTEQDIHLAQGYRPVLPGNPVPLVVEEDVGCLRASCCMDVQTARITAQVYARRWSQSIMSGQQELEGEIKGTEQINDSGEANGSPKNEVVANKQQVRDSEEATEPPSSDISKRISLVETIYSKRVEKLLANQSKKSLQFKEARDKIKNDLTRKLRNEHSNASVLVRKMHPGIDARIIELKNVDKEFIKKEQLIRTHLNTEQVKLDANHEADREEERKLKSHWMHEAKSGRSVDAYSILPQFLFQSG from the exons ATGATTTGTTGCATCTGTAACCTGGAGAAATGTACAAAATTAAAGCTGCTGTTCTTTGTTCTTCTCATCTTCTCTCCTGCCTTttcaagaattaaaaaaaaaaaaaaaaattcaagtttctTTGAATTCTTGAGAAAGATGTATAGAGCTCCTCCAGTCGAAGGTATCAAGGATCGAAATCCAG ACAATAAGCTGAAAAGACCAGGTGATTTGCAACAATGGGGTGATGAGGCCATGGAATTGAGTGGAGAACTAACCCCTTGCTCTAATTCTCTTAAAAGACAAAG GGTCACAGATGATCAGACTGGACTACCAGCAATTTCAAGCTGTTCGGAACTGGACAAG GAGATTTGTGGGCTAGCACCCATTGTCAGATGTCCTCAGAATGGCAAGCCCTCTAAAAGTTGCACCCGGAAGGATGGAACTGAGCAAGATATTCATCTTGCACAAGGTTATCGACCTGTTTTACCTGGCAACCCAGTTCCTCTAGTAGTAGAAGAG GACGTTGGGTGTCTTAGAGCATCATGCTGCATGGATGTGCAAACTGCAAGGATAACAGCTCAAGTGTATGCAAGGAGATGGAGTCAATCAATAATGTCTGGTCAGCAAGAGCTCGAAGGGGAGATCAAAGGAACAGAACAGATAAATGATTCTGGAGAAGCTAATGGATCACCAAAGAATGAAGTTGTCGCCAACAAACAACAGGTTCGAGATTCTGAAGAGGCCACTGAACCACCAAGCTCTGACATCTCCAAGAGGATTAGTCTTGTTGAAACGATTTACTCCAAGAGGGTAGAAAAGCTCTTGGCTAATCAATCCAAGAAAAGTCTACAATTCAAGGAAGCAAGAGACAAAATCAAGAATGATTTGACAAGAAAGTTACGGAACGAGCACTCAAATGCATCAGTTCTTGTTCGTAAGATGCATCCCGGTATTGACGCTAGAATTATTGAACTGAAGAATGTAGATAAGGAGTTCATCAAGAAGGAACAACTTATCAGAACTCATCTGAATACGGAGCAAGTAAAGCTGGATGCAAACCACGAGGCAGATAGGGAAGAAGAGAGAAAGCTCAAGTCTCACTGGATGCATGAAGCCAAATCTGGAAGGTCAGTGGATGCGTATTCAATTCTTCCGCAATTCCTGTTTCAATCTGGATGA